One stretch of Miscanthus floridulus cultivar M001 chromosome 18, ASM1932011v1, whole genome shotgun sequence DNA includes these proteins:
- the LOC136522587 gene encoding probable receptor-like protein kinase At5g20050 produces the protein MEGKKAKILAGAAAVVLVALELTLFLCFRLSRPFYLSTAVILSAALAGTVTVLLCHALSPRGRAERMARRPVLDGGEEVSVRVEYSYFRKVAGLPSRFSLEALSAATDGFQYVVGRGSSGTVFKGILDDSTPVAVKRIDGSAHVDKEFRSEVSAIGSVQHVSLVRLLGFCLVRNGPRFLVYEYMENGSLDRWIFPQHGAGGRCLTWVQRYQVAVDVAKALAYLHHDCRAKVVHLDVKPENILLDDRLRGMLSDFGLSTLMGKEQSRVVTTVRGTTGYLAPEWLLGAGVTEKSDVYGYGMVLMELLGGRRNLQAEPGPSGGSSRRWSYFPKLVAERAREGRVVEVLDRRLVSSAVDEDSVRRLAHVALWCAQEKPGARPTMARVVEMLEARGGAASVDPPPPSDMVLVDLLALDPTQTTGPFGLPALPPGPGSAGTAASSAMSMGDSFALSYLSGR, from the coding sequence ATGGAGGGCAAGAAGGCCAAGATCCTCGCCGGCGCGGCGGCCGTCGTGCTTGTGGCACTCGAGCTCACTTTGTTCCTCTGCTTCCGCCTGTCGAGGCCATTCTACCTCTCGACGGCGGTCATCCTGTCGGCCGCGCTGGCGGGCACCGTCACGGTGCTGCTGTGCCACGCGCTGAGCCCCCGTGGACGGGCCGAGCGCATGGCGAGGCGCCCGGTGCTGGACGGCGGCGAGGAGGTGTCGGTGCGCGTGGAGTACAGCTACTTCCGCAAGGTCGCCGGACTGCCCAGTCGGTTCTCACTGGAGGCGCTGTCGGCGGCGACGGACGGCTTCCAGTACGTGGTGGGGCGGGGCTCGTCGGGGACGGTGTTCAAGGGCATCCTCGACGACAGCACGCCCGTGGCGGTGAAGCGGATCGACGGGTCGGCGCACGTGGACAAGGAGTTCAGGTCGGAGGTGTCGGCCATCGGCAGCGTGCAGCACGTGAGCCTTGTCCGCCTCCTCGGCTTCTGCCTCGTCCGGAACGGCCCGCGCTTCCTCGTGTACGAGTACATGGAGAACGGGTCCCTGGACAGGTGGATCTTCCCGCAGCACGGCGCCGGCGGGCGGTGCCTGACGTGGGTGCAGCGGTACCAGGTGGCCGTGGACGTGGCCAAGGCGCTGGCGTACCTGCACCACGACTGCCGCGCCAAGGTTGTCCACCTGGACGTGAAACCGGAGAACATCCTCCTCGACGACCGCCTCCGCGGGATGCTGTCGGACTTCGGGCTGTCCACGCTGATGGGGAAGGAGCAGAGCCGGGTGGTGACCACGGTGCGCGGCACCACGGGGTACCTGGCCCCGGAGTGGCTCCTGGGCGCCGGCGTCACGGAGAAGTCGGACGTGTACGGCTACGGGATGGTGCTGATGGAGCTCCTCGGCGGGCGGCGGAACCTGCAGGCCGAGCCTGGCCCCAGCGGTGGGTCCTCCCGCCGGTGGTCCTACTTCCCGAAGCTGGTCGCCGAGAGGGCGCGGGAGGGGCGCGTGGTCGAGGTGCTCGACCGGCGCCTCGTCTCCTCCGCGGTGGACGAGGACAGCGTGAGGCGGCTCGCGCACGTGGCGCTGTGGTGCGCGCAGGAGAAGCCCGGGGCGCGCCCCACCATGGCGCGCGTGGTGGAGATGCTCGAGGCCAGGGGCGGCGCCGCGAGCGTggacccgccgccgccgtccgacATGGTCCTGGTGGACCTGCTCGCGCTCGACCCCACGCAGACGACCGGACCATTCGGGCTCCCCGCGCTGCCACCGGGACCGGGCTCCGCGGGGACGGCCGCGTCGTCGGCGATGAGCATGGGCGATTCGTTCGCGCTCTCCTACCTGTCCGGCCGGTAG